The Pseudomonas berkeleyensis genome includes a region encoding these proteins:
- a CDS encoding sarcosine oxidase subunit gamma has product MTLQANQFAARSPLYRLQAGATLAPFGESCIVTTYGQSDESALLGHCALIDLTSLARYGLRGPASADYLGALGYQLPQAPNQALSQADGSHVLRLSQTEYLLLGSLHDAGSKAQREESQWQASAGQYLLPRQDSHAWLVLTGTCQAEVMAKLCGVDLSPQAFAVGQVAQTSAARINVIIANLPLGEVPCLHILCDRASVHYFWGALLDAMQEFGGQPVGIDALP; this is encoded by the coding sequence ATGACCCTCCAAGCCAATCAATTCGCAGCGCGCAGCCCGCTCTACCGTCTGCAGGCCGGCGCCACCCTCGCCCCGTTCGGCGAGAGCTGCATCGTCACCACCTACGGCCAGAGCGACGAAAGCGCCCTGCTGGGCCACTGCGCACTCATCGACCTGACCAGCCTGGCGCGCTACGGCCTGCGCGGCCCGGCATCTGCCGACTACCTGGGCGCACTGGGCTACCAGCTACCGCAGGCGCCCAACCAGGCGCTGAGTCAGGCCGATGGCAGCCACGTGCTGCGCCTGTCGCAAACCGAGTACCTGCTGCTCGGCAGCCTGCACGATGCCGGCAGCAAAGCGCAGCGCGAGGAAAGCCAGTGGCAGGCCAGCGCCGGCCAGTACCTGCTGCCGCGCCAGGACAGCCATGCCTGGCTGGTGCTGACCGGCACCTGTCAGGCCGAGGTGATGGCCAAGCTTTGCGGCGTCGACCTCAGCCCGCAGGCCTTCGCCGTTGGCCAGGTGGCGCAGACCTCGGCGGCGCGGATCAACGTCATCATCGCCAACCTGCCGCTGGGCGAAGTGCCGTGCCTGCACATCCTCTGCGACCGCGCCTCGGTGCATTACTTCTGGGGCGCGCTGCTCGATGCCATGCAGGAGTTCGGCGGACAGCCGGTCGGGATCGACGCCCTGCCATGA
- the purU gene encoding formyltetrahydrofolate deformylase yields the protein MQHAKHPFVIKISCPATSGIVAAVTSFLADHGCYISEMAQFDDEVSGSFFMRAVFRFNSGFAGDIQLIQDGFVDVAERFEMTWELHDTTEPMRVLLMVSKYDHCLADLLYRHQKGELQMKITAIVSNHLDLRPMAEREGIRFIYLPVTKDTKAQQEAELLKIVDETKTDLVVLARYMQILSDDLCKQLSGRAINIHHSFLPGFKGAKPYHQAFDRGVKLIGATAHYVTSDLDEGPIIEQEVQRVDHNYTPDALVAVGRDTETVALSKAVKYHLEHRVFLNHDKTVIFR from the coding sequence ATGCAGCACGCCAAGCACCCGTTCGTGATCAAGATCAGTTGCCCGGCCACATCGGGCATCGTCGCCGCCGTAACGTCCTTCCTTGCCGACCATGGTTGCTACATCAGCGAGATGGCGCAGTTCGATGACGAGGTCAGCGGCTCTTTCTTCATGCGTGCGGTTTTCCGTTTCAACAGTGGCTTTGCCGGCGATATCCAGCTGATTCAGGACGGCTTCGTCGATGTCGCTGAACGCTTCGAGATGACCTGGGAGCTGCACGACACCACCGAGCCGATGCGTGTGCTGCTGATGGTCAGCAAGTACGACCATTGCCTGGCCGACCTGCTCTATCGCCACCAGAAGGGCGAGTTGCAGATGAAGATCACCGCCATCGTTTCCAACCACCTCGACCTGCGGCCGATGGCCGAGCGCGAGGGCATCCGCTTCATCTACCTGCCGGTGACCAAGGACACCAAGGCCCAGCAGGAAGCCGAGTTGCTGAAGATCGTCGACGAGACCAAGACCGATCTGGTGGTGCTGGCGCGCTACATGCAGATCCTCTCCGACGACCTGTGCAAGCAACTGTCCGGCCGCGCCATCAACATTCACCACTCGTTCCTGCCTGGGTTCAAGGGCGCCAAGCCCTATCACCAGGCCTTCGATCGCGGCGTGAAGCTGATCGGCGCCACTGCGCACTACGTCACCTCGGATCTCGACGAAGGCCCGATCATCGAGCAGGAAGTGCAACGCGTGGATCACAACTACACCCCCGACGCGCTGGTCGCGGTGGGCCGTGACACCGAAACCGTGGCCCTGTCCAAGGCAGTCAAGTACCACCTCGAGCACCGCGTGTTCCTCAATCACGACAAGACGGTGATCTTCCGATGA
- a CDS encoding 2Fe-2S iron-sulfur cluster-binding protein, translating to MSADIRLPAPLGLLIDRNRPVSFDFEGTTYQGLAGDSIASALLANQRWLLSRSFKYHRPRGPLSMAGQDANTLVQLPDEPNVLADMQPLSGGLQVTAQNYNGSLDKDRDALLGHFSKFMPVGFYYRSFYKPKGMWKVWEPLIRKKAGLGVLNLKLQPQYHDKAFLFTDLAVIGAGPAGLCAALSAANAGAKVLLIEQQNYLGGALAWARFDVEGKRAAELRAELLAAVEGHANIRILKEATCNAWFTDHYLPVIQGNRMYKVRARQCIVAAGAFDQPVVFRNNDLPGVLLTSAAQRLIKLYAVKPGQRAVVLTGNDDGYLAALDLLDAGVEVAALVDMRERADDGSLATALQTRGVACHAGSTVYEALGDKHLNAVDVRRITGQGKVADSSLRIDCDLLCMSAGYMPVYQLLCQAGGKLAYDDASACFSLSGLPSGLQVVGSVNGRNALDALLADAANGALRALAALGLEADSSPRELPSEPRVNFPWPIFPHPKGKDFVDFDEDLQVRDIVNATRHGYRDVQLVKRFSTVGMGPSQGRHSALPTARLVAQATGRSVSETGVTTARPPFCPETLAQVAGRGFDPYRQTAMHARHLELGAKMMPAGIWQRPAYYGKPEEREACMQAEARQVREKVGLIDVSTLGGLDVRGPDAAELLNRLYTFAFAKQPVGRSRYALMTNEHGVVIDDGVCARFADEHFYVSATTSGVDRVYQQMLKWNAQWRLNVDITNVTAALAAVNLAGPDSRKVLAKLCGDVDLSAEGFPYLAVRLGTVAGIPARLLRVGFVGELGYEIHVPARYGEALWDALMEAGREFDIRPFGVETQRLLRLEKGHVIISQDTDGMTSPAEIDMSWAIARSKPFFVGKRSVEILEAQPPIRKLVGFTLAKGSSQPLEGHLVLKGPDISGNVTSCEYSQTLGQIIGLAYCAPDQAAAGQRLPIRVEGGEVVQATVVQLPFYDPESQRQEL from the coding sequence ATGAGCGCCGATATCCGCCTGCCAGCCCCGCTGGGCCTGCTGATCGACCGCAACCGCCCCGTCAGCTTCGACTTCGAGGGCACCACCTACCAGGGTCTGGCCGGCGACAGCATCGCCAGCGCCCTGCTGGCCAACCAGCGCTGGCTGCTGTCGCGCTCGTTCAAGTACCACCGCCCGCGCGGCCCGCTGTCGATGGCCGGGCAGGACGCCAACACCCTGGTGCAACTACCGGACGAGCCCAACGTGCTGGCCGATATGCAGCCGCTGTCTGGCGGTCTGCAAGTCACCGCGCAGAACTACAACGGCAGCCTGGACAAGGATCGCGACGCCCTGCTCGGGCACTTCTCCAAGTTCATGCCGGTGGGCTTCTACTACCGTTCCTTCTATAAGCCCAAGGGCATGTGGAAGGTCTGGGAACCGCTGATCCGCAAGAAAGCCGGCCTCGGCGTACTCAACCTCAAGCTGCAGCCGCAGTACCACGACAAGGCCTTCCTGTTCACCGATCTGGCGGTGATCGGCGCCGGCCCGGCCGGCCTGTGCGCGGCGCTGAGCGCTGCCAACGCCGGGGCCAAGGTGCTGCTGATCGAACAGCAGAACTACCTCGGCGGCGCGCTGGCCTGGGCGCGTTTCGACGTCGAAGGCAAACGTGCCGCCGAGCTGCGCGCCGAGCTGTTGGCCGCCGTCGAAGGCCACGCCAATATCCGCATCCTCAAGGAAGCCACCTGCAACGCCTGGTTCACCGACCACTACCTGCCGGTGATTCAGGGCAATCGCATGTACAAGGTGCGTGCCCGCCAGTGCATCGTCGCAGCGGGTGCCTTCGACCAGCCGGTGGTGTTTCGCAACAACGACCTGCCCGGTGTGCTGCTGACCAGCGCCGCGCAGCGCCTGATCAAGCTCTACGCGGTCAAACCGGGCCAGCGCGCCGTGGTACTGACCGGCAACGACGACGGCTACCTGGCTGCTCTCGACCTGCTCGATGCCGGTGTCGAGGTCGCCGCCCTGGTGGACATGCGCGAGCGCGCCGATGACGGCAGCCTGGCCACCGCCCTGCAAACCCGTGGCGTCGCCTGCCATGCCGGCAGCACGGTCTATGAAGCGCTGGGCGACAAGCACCTGAACGCCGTGGACGTGCGCCGCATCACAGGCCAGGGCAAGGTCGCCGACAGCAGCCTGCGCATCGACTGCGACCTGCTGTGCATGTCCGCCGGCTACATGCCGGTGTACCAGTTGCTGTGCCAGGCCGGCGGCAAGCTGGCCTACGACGACGCCAGTGCCTGCTTCAGCCTGTCCGGCCTGCCCAGCGGGCTGCAGGTGGTCGGCTCGGTCAATGGTCGCAACGCCCTTGACGCGCTGCTTGCCGATGCCGCCAACGGCGCCCTGCGTGCACTGGCTGCGCTGGGTCTGGAGGCGGATTCGAGCCCGCGCGAGCTGCCAAGCGAGCCGCGAGTCAACTTCCCCTGGCCGATCTTCCCTCACCCGAAAGGCAAGGATTTCGTCGACTTCGACGAAGACCTGCAAGTGCGTGACATCGTCAACGCCACCCGTCACGGCTACCGCGACGTGCAACTGGTCAAGCGCTTCTCCACCGTCGGCATGGGCCCGTCGCAGGGCCGCCACTCGGCGCTGCCCACCGCGCGCCTGGTGGCCCAGGCCACCGGCCGCAGCGTCAGCGAAACCGGAGTGACCACCGCGCGCCCGCCGTTCTGCCCGGAAACCCTGGCGCAGGTCGCCGGCCGTGGCTTCGATCCGTATCGGCAAACCGCCATGCACGCGCGCCATCTGGAGCTGGGGGCGAAGATGATGCCCGCCGGCATCTGGCAGCGCCCGGCCTACTACGGCAAGCCGGAAGAACGCGAAGCCTGCATGCAGGCCGAAGCGCGCCAGGTGCGCGAGAAGGTCGGCCTGATCGACGTGTCCACCCTGGGCGGCCTCGACGTACGCGGCCCGGACGCCGCCGAGCTGCTCAACCGCCTCTACACCTTCGCCTTCGCCAAGCAACCGGTCGGCCGTTCGCGCTATGCGCTGATGACCAACGAGCACGGCGTGGTGATCGACGATGGCGTCTGCGCACGCTTTGCCGACGAGCACTTCTACGTCAGCGCCACCACCAGCGGTGTGGATCGCGTCTACCAGCAGATGCTCAAGTGGAACGCGCAGTGGCGCCTGAACGTCGACATCACCAACGTCACCGCCGCGCTGGCTGCGGTCAACCTGGCCGGGCCGGACTCGCGCAAGGTGCTGGCCAAACTTTGCGGCGATGTCGACCTGTCCGCCGAGGGCTTCCCCTACCTGGCGGTGCGCCTGGGCACGGTGGCCGGCATTCCCGCCCGCCTGCTGCGGGTCGGTTTCGTCGGCGAACTGGGCTACGAGATTCACGTTCCGGCGCGTTACGGCGAAGCCCTGTGGGATGCGCTGATGGAAGCCGGTCGGGAGTTCGACATTCGCCCATTCGGCGTCGAAACCCAGCGTCTGCTGCGCCTGGAAAAAGGCCACGTGATCATCAGCCAGGACACCGATGGCATGACCAGCCCGGCCGAGATCGACATGAGCTGGGCGATCGCCCGCAGCAAGCCGTTCTTCGTCGGCAAGCGCTCGGTGGAAATCCTCGAAGCGCAGCCGCCGATCCGCAAGCTGGTCGGTTTCACCCTGGCCAAAGGCAGCAGCCAGCCGCTGGAAGGCCATCTGGTGCTCAAGGGGCCGGACATCAGCGGCAACGTCACCTCCTGCGAGTACTCGCAGACCCTCGGCCAGATCATCGGCCTGGCCTACTGCGCGCCCGACCAGGCCGCGGCGGGCCAGCGCCTGCCGATCCGCGTCGAAGGCGGCGAGGTGGTGCAGGCCACGGTGGTGCAACTGCCCTTCTATGACCCTGAAAGCCAACGCCAGGAGCTGTGA
- a CDS encoding FAD-dependent oxidoreductase codes for MPLALLKYGLSSEYPVEVDLPAPKELKPAYDVVIIGGGGHGLATAYYLAKYHGVTNVAVLEKSYLGGGNTARNTAVIRSNYLTSEGVRFYAESVRMFKDLSNEFDFNIMYSERGQLTLAHTDATVRAFRQRAEVNKHFGGRTEMIDRQQIHELVPTLNLDPGHIPVLAGLWHIDGATARHDAVAWGYAKQAAKRGVEIHQLTEVQDFVVENGKVTALKTNRGTVRCGCVVQAVAGASSLLMNKLGIKAPIHTYPLQAMVTQPFKPFLDPLVSSSALHCYVQQTSRGEIVFGGGSDPYPLYNTRSTLDLKESLLAHAIEMFPFMAGAKLMRQWAGSTDMTPDYSPIMGHSPLTNYYLDAGWGTWGFKATPICGKTMAELVASGGKVPELIKPFALERFSTFRQVNEMGATAASH; via the coding sequence ATGCCCCTTGCCCTGCTCAAGTACGGCCTATCCTCGGAATACCCCGTGGAGGTCGACCTGCCTGCGCCGAAGGAACTCAAGCCGGCGTACGACGTGGTCATCATCGGTGGTGGCGGCCATGGCCTGGCCACCGCCTATTACCTGGCCAAGTACCACGGCGTAACCAACGTCGCGGTGCTGGAGAAGTCCTACCTCGGCGGTGGCAACACCGCGCGCAACACGGCGGTGATCCGCTCCAACTACCTCACCAGCGAAGGCGTGCGCTTCTATGCCGAGTCGGTGCGGATGTTCAAGGACCTGTCCAACGAGTTCGACTTCAACATCATGTATTCCGAGCGCGGCCAGCTCACCCTGGCGCACACCGACGCCACCGTGCGTGCCTTCCGCCAGCGCGCCGAGGTGAACAAGCACTTCGGTGGCCGCACCGAGATGATCGACCGCCAGCAGATCCACGAACTGGTACCGACGCTCAACCTCGACCCCGGTCATATCCCGGTGCTCGCCGGGCTCTGGCACATCGACGGCGCCACCGCGCGCCACGACGCCGTAGCCTGGGGCTACGCCAAGCAGGCGGCCAAGCGCGGCGTGGAAATCCACCAGCTCACCGAGGTGCAGGACTTCGTCGTCGAGAATGGCAAGGTCACGGCGCTGAAGACCAACCGTGGCACCGTGCGCTGCGGCTGCGTGGTGCAGGCAGTGGCCGGCGCCAGCTCGCTGCTGATGAACAAGCTGGGGATCAAGGCGCCGATCCATACCTACCCACTGCAGGCCATGGTCACCCAGCCGTTCAAGCCGTTCCTCGATCCGCTGGTGAGCTCCTCGGCGCTGCACTGCTACGTGCAGCAGACCAGCCGTGGCGAAATCGTCTTCGGTGGCGGCTCCGACCCCTACCCGCTGTACAACACGCGCTCGACTCTCGACTTGAAGGAAAGCCTGCTGGCCCACGCCATCGAGATGTTCCCGTTCATGGCCGGTGCCAAGCTGATGCGTCAGTGGGCCGGCAGCACCGACATGACCCCGGACTACAGCCCGATCATGGGTCACTCGCCGCTGACCAACTACTACCTCGACGCCGGCTGGGGCACCTGGGGCTTCAAGGCCACGCCGATCTGCGGCAAGACCATGGCCGAGCTGGTCGCCAGCGGCGGCAAGGTGCCGGAGCTGATCAAACCCTTCGCCCTCGAGCGCTTCTCGACCTTCCGCCAGGTCAACGAGATGGGCGCCACGGCTGCCAGTCACTGA
- a CDS encoding ATP-binding protein, which yields MKRLWPDSLFGRLVLILVAGLFAAQILTSSIWYEMRHGQVLEIPTRLLATRLADLILLDRRDPALAVPLIEALQGPDLRLLEAAPPARQLDEADRNREALLRQVIAERTGSTPTLRLLALDVLDPDGHPASLPVLFGTTPASGRFQVELQLPSGPVLYLEAIEEQGWTSASTLSLLLDYLTRIYLLRIIVVVLIALLAVRLVLRPLQRMTGAAEALGQDIHRPPLPVDGPREVRQAAQAFNAMQRRLIDSIAERTRFFAAVSHDLRTPITRLRLRAELLADEATRQRFRDDLQRMEEMVSASLDFLRSGELDDAREPVDMNALLQGLQADFHDLGAQVEIHGNARPLVAHASGLHRCLQNLLENAVRHAGGLIEIQLEDSAEQLRIGIADRGPGIDEALLERVMEPFYRQDEARSESAGGYGLGLSIARQIASAHGGSLTLQPRTGGGLLAVLDLPRRG from the coding sequence GTGAAGCGGCTCTGGCCCGATTCGCTGTTCGGCCGTCTGGTGCTGATTCTGGTGGCCGGTCTGTTCGCCGCGCAGATTCTCACCAGCAGCATCTGGTACGAGATGCGCCACGGCCAGGTACTGGAGATACCCACGCGCCTGCTGGCCACGCGCCTGGCCGACCTGATCCTGCTCGACCGCCGTGATCCGGCCCTGGCGGTGCCCCTGATCGAGGCGCTGCAAGGGCCGGACTTGCGCCTGCTGGAAGCAGCACCGCCCGCCAGGCAACTGGACGAAGCCGACCGCAACCGCGAGGCACTGCTGCGCCAGGTGATCGCCGAACGCACCGGCAGCACGCCAACCCTGCGCCTGCTGGCGCTCGACGTGCTCGACCCGGACGGCCACCCCGCCAGCCTGCCGGTGCTGTTTGGCACGACGCCAGCCAGTGGCCGTTTCCAGGTCGAACTGCAGTTGCCCAGCGGCCCCGTGCTGTATCTGGAAGCCATCGAGGAACAGGGCTGGACGAGCGCCTCGACCCTGTCGTTGCTGCTCGACTACCTGACCCGCATCTACCTGCTGCGCATCATCGTCGTGGTACTCATCGCCCTGCTCGCGGTGCGCCTGGTGCTGCGCCCACTGCAACGCATGACCGGCGCCGCCGAAGCCCTCGGCCAGGATATTCACCGCCCGCCCCTGCCGGTCGACGGGCCGCGCGAAGTACGCCAGGCCGCGCAGGCGTTCAATGCCATGCAGCGCCGGCTGATCGACAGCATCGCCGAGCGCACGCGCTTCTTCGCCGCCGTCTCGCATGATTTGCGCACGCCGATCACCCGTCTGCGCCTGCGTGCTGAACTGCTCGCCGACGAAGCCACCCGCCAGCGCTTTCGCGACGACCTGCAACGGATGGAGGAGATGGTCTCGGCCAGCCTCGACTTCCTGCGCAGCGGCGAGCTGGATGACGCCCGCGAACCGGTGGATATGAACGCCTTGCTACAGGGCCTGCAGGCGGACTTTCACGACCTGGGGGCGCAGGTCGAAATCCACGGCAACGCTCGACCGCTGGTGGCGCATGCCAGTGGCCTGCACCGCTGCCTGCAGAACCTGCTGGAGAATGCCGTGCGGCATGCCGGCGGGTTGATCGAAATCCAGCTCGAAGACAGTGCCGAACAACTGCGCATCGGCATTGCCGACCGTGGGCCGGGCATCGACGAGGCGCTGCTGGAGCGCGTCATGGAGCCCTTCTACCGCCAGGACGAAGCGCGCAGCGAGAGTGCCGGTGGTTACGGCCTGGGACTGAGCATCGCCCGGCAGATCGCCAGCGCCCACGGCGGCAGCCTCACCTTGCAACCCCGCACGGGTGGCGGGCTGCTGGCAGTGCTCGACCTTCCTCGTCGGGGTTGA
- a CDS encoding IclR family transcriptional regulator, whose protein sequence is MSIQEDELDYRVPALQRGLSILQMFNASERSLSSNTIAERLGVSVSAIYRILVTLTDMGYLRKLGKNSYELGPQVLCDGFAYLASRDLVDIAMPHLNALRDRTSLSCHLSIREQTESLYIGRAFAAQRLSVNIPIGTRIPCHCTAMGRMLLSGLTPMELDKLYQHVRLDDYPPPAPKTLPELQQLLERDRERGWVMHRSDYSTAIACAVRDHRGDVVAAINLSGPEAVMDSPVARERYRESLQTCADAISLELGGK, encoded by the coding sequence ATGAGCATCCAAGAAGACGAGCTGGACTACCGCGTCCCCGCACTGCAACGCGGCCTGAGCATCCTGCAGATGTTCAACGCCAGCGAGCGCAGCCTGAGCAGCAACACCATCGCCGAGCGCCTGGGGGTCAGCGTCTCGGCCATCTACCGCATCCTGGTCACGCTCACCGACATGGGCTACCTGCGCAAGCTCGGCAAGAACAGCTACGAACTGGGCCCGCAGGTGCTCTGCGACGGCTTCGCCTACCTGGCCAGCCGCGACCTGGTGGACATCGCCATGCCGCACCTCAATGCCCTGCGCGACCGCACCTCACTGTCGTGCCACCTGTCCATCCGTGAGCAGACCGAGAGTCTCTACATCGGCCGCGCCTTCGCTGCCCAGCGGCTGTCGGTGAACATCCCCATCGGCACACGCATCCCCTGCCACTGCACGGCCATGGGCCGCATGCTGCTCAGCGGCCTGACGCCCATGGAGCTGGACAAGCTCTACCAGCACGTACGCCTGGACGACTACCCGCCGCCCGCACCGAAGACCCTGCCCGAGCTGCAGCAACTGCTCGAACGCGACCGCGAGCGCGGCTGGGTGATGCACCGCTCCGACTACTCCACGGCGATCGCCTGCGCCGTGCGTGACCACCGCGGTGACGTGGTCGCGGCAATCAACCTCTCCGGCCCGGAAGCGGTGATGGACAGCCCGGTGGCGCGCGAACGTTATCGAGAAAGTCTGCAAACCTGCGCTGACGCCATTTCCCTCGAACTCGGAGGCAAATAA
- a CDS encoding response regulator translates to MSRPDHILIVDDDPEIRQLLATYLSEAGYQTSVASQGAEMRKRLEEQLIDLVVLDLMLPGEDGLTLCRELRVRSNIPVIMLTARGTLVDRIVGLEMGADDYLAKPFDPRELLARIKVVLRRTQSFPDRARLDEATSLRFAGWRLDTATRQLRSPAGLVISLGNSDYRVLRLLLQHPNRPLSRDFLLGHAFDKERAPFDRSIDVCISRLRQHLEDDPRAPRLIRTVRNEGYALTVEEVQQA, encoded by the coding sequence ATGTCCCGACCGGATCACATCCTCATCGTCGATGACGACCCCGAGATTCGTCAGTTGCTCGCCACCTACCTGAGCGAGGCCGGCTACCAGACCTCGGTGGCCAGTCAGGGGGCGGAGATGCGCAAGCGTCTGGAAGAGCAATTGATCGACCTGGTGGTACTCGACCTGATGCTGCCCGGCGAGGACGGCCTCACCCTGTGCCGCGAGCTGCGTGTACGCAGCAATATTCCGGTGATCATGCTCACCGCGCGCGGCACCCTGGTCGACCGCATCGTCGGCCTGGAAATGGGCGCCGACGACTACCTGGCCAAACCTTTCGACCCGCGCGAGCTGCTGGCACGGATCAAGGTGGTGCTGCGCCGCACGCAGAGCTTCCCGGATCGCGCCCGCCTCGATGAAGCCACCAGCCTGCGTTTCGCCGGCTGGCGCCTGGATACCGCCACGCGCCAGCTGCGCTCGCCCGCCGGGCTGGTGATCAGCCTTGGCAACTCCGACTACCGCGTGCTGCGCCTGCTGCTGCAACACCCCAACCGCCCGCTGAGCCGCGACTTTCTGCTCGGCCACGCCTTCGACAAGGAACGCGCGCCGTTCGACCGCAGCATCGACGTGTGCATCAGCCGCCTGCGTCAGCATCTGGAAGACGACCCGCGTGCGCCCAGGCTGATCCGCACCGTGCGCAACGAGGGCTATGCCCTGACCGTCGAAGAGGTACAGCAGGCGTGA
- the folD gene encoding bifunctional methylenetetrahydrofolate dehydrogenase/methenyltetrahydrofolate cyclohydrolase FolD, protein MSSKLIDGKAASARVLAEVAADVAVLKGAGIEPALAVVLVGDDPASHVYVRNKVLRANEVGIRSLEYRLGADASAEAVLEVVAGLNADASVNGILVQLPLPAHIDETRVLQAIDPAKDVDGFHSENVGGLSQGRPVLTPCTPAGCMRLLRDTLGDLSGKHAVVVGRSNIVGKPMAALLLAANCSVTVLHSRSVKPEKLCGQADIVVAAVGRPRMIGADWIKPGAVVIDVGINRIDEDGRSRLVGDVDFDAVLPVASAITPVPGGVGPMTIALLMQNTVTAARQQHGLTAQE, encoded by the coding sequence ATGAGCAGCAAGCTGATCGACGGCAAGGCCGCCTCCGCCCGCGTGCTCGCCGAAGTCGCCGCCGACGTGGCCGTACTCAAGGGTGCAGGCATCGAGCCGGCGCTGGCCGTGGTGCTGGTCGGTGACGACCCGGCCAGCCACGTCTACGTGCGCAACAAGGTGCTGCGCGCCAACGAAGTGGGCATCCGCTCGCTGGAATATCGCCTGGGCGCCGACGCCAGCGCCGAGGCCGTGCTGGAAGTGGTGGCCGGGCTCAATGCCGACGCATCGGTCAACGGCATCCTGGTGCAACTGCCGCTGCCGGCGCACATCGATGAAACCCGCGTGCTGCAGGCCATCGACCCGGCCAAGGACGTCGACGGTTTCCACAGCGAGAACGTCGGCGGCCTCAGCCAGGGCCGCCCGGTGCTCACGCCCTGCACGCCGGCCGGCTGCATGCGTCTGCTGCGCGACACCCTCGGCGACCTGTCCGGCAAACACGCCGTGGTGGTCGGCCGCTCGAACATCGTCGGCAAGCCGATGGCGGCGCTGCTGCTGGCCGCCAACTGCAGCGTCACGGTGCTGCATTCGCGCAGCGTCAAGCCGGAGAAGCTCTGTGGCCAGGCTGACATCGTCGTCGCCGCCGTCGGTCGGCCTCGAATGATCGGCGCCGACTGGATCAAACCCGGTGCGGTGGTGATCGACGTCGGCATCAACCGCATCGACGAGGACGGCCGCTCGCGTCTGGTCGGCGATGTCGACTTCGACGCCGTGCTGCCGGTGGCCTCGGCCATCACCCCGGTGCCCGGTGGCGTCGGCCCGATGACCATCGCCCTGCTGATGCAGAACACTGTCACCGCCGCCCGCCAGCAACATGGCCTGACGGCCCAGGAGTAA
- a CDS encoding sarcosine oxidase subunit delta codes for MKIMPCPLNGPRNINEFTYGGELKRMPDPNTCTDAEWADYVFNSENIAGVVTEWWMHNASSYWFLAERHTVSDEILRTFDPKELFDRRVDFAAPASKPQEVSA; via the coding sequence ATGAAGATCATGCCCTGCCCGCTCAACGGGCCTCGCAACATCAACGAATTCACCTACGGCGGCGAACTCAAGCGCATGCCCGATCCGAACACCTGCACGGACGCCGAATGGGCCGACTACGTGTTCAACAGCGAGAACATCGCCGGCGTCGTCACCGAGTGGTGGATGCACAACGCCTCCAGCTACTGGTTCCTGGCCGAACGCCACACCGTCAGCGATGAGATCCTGCGCACCTTCGACCCCAAGGAGCTGTTCGACCGTCGCGTCGACTTCGCCGCGCCTGCCAGCAAACCCCAGGAGGTAAGCGCATGA